TAGTACCCAGGCCCACAGAAGAGAAACGGTAACGCCCCAACGCACAGCCGACAGCCTTTTGGTGGCACCAACGCCCATGATAGCGCCGGTAATAACGTGTGTAGTACTGGCCGGTATACCCAGGTGCTCAGTCAGGAAGAGGGTAATGGCACCGGAAGTTTCAGCGGCCACACCTTCCAGCGGAGTTACCTTGGTGATGCGGGTTCCCATTGTTTTTACAATTTTCCAGCCACCGCTCATGGTTCCGAGGGCAATGCAGGTAAAGCAGGCCAGCGGGATCCAGTCGGGCATAGCCTTGATATTGTCGATATAACCGGCAGAAACCATTGCCGCAGCGATGATACCCATTACTTTCTGTGCATCATTACTACCGTGGCCAAGGCTCAGGGCAGCGGATGATGCCAGCTGAAGGCGTTTGAACCAGCTTTCTGCCCGGTATGGATTGGCTCTGCGGCAGACATTGACGATAATCAGCGTGATGATGAACGCTACGACCATACCGATCAGCGGTGCCAGCACAATGAAATATACGGTAGGCAATACTTTATGAAAGTTGATCACTGCCATGTTACCACCGGAAGCAGTTACAGCAGCACCAATGAAACCGCCGATGAGTGTATGAGAAGAACTGGAAGGTATACCCAGCCACCAGGTGAACAGGTTCCAGGTAATAGCTGCCACCAGGCCGCAGACGATCACTTTTAAGGTGATATACTGTTCAAATACGGAGCTGGCAACAGAGTTGGCTACCTTAAACTCACCAATTACATATTTGGCGATA
The genomic region above belongs to Chitinophaga sp. 180180018-3 and contains:
- a CDS encoding inorganic phosphate transporter, which produces MTLLVIIVILAFIFDYINGFHDAANSIATIVSTKVLTPFQAVLWAAVFNFAAFFIAKYVIGEFKVANSVASSVFEQYITLKVIVCGLVAAITWNLFTWWLGIPSSSSHTLIGGFIGAAVTASGGNMAVINFHKVLPTVYFIVLAPLIGMVVAFIITLIIVNVCRRANPYRAESWFKRLQLASSAALSLGHGSNDAQKVMGIIAAAMVSAGYIDNIKAMPDWIPLACFTCIALGTMSGGWKIVKTMGTRITKVTPLEGVAAETSGAITLFLTEHLGIPASTTHVITGAIMGVGATKRLSAVRWGVTVSLLWAWVLTIPISGLLAALTYFIVSLFI